In Leishmania major strain Friedlin complete genome, chromosome 12, one genomic interval encodes:
- a CDS encoding putative vacuolar ATP synthase subunit: MANSVRYRNGEQRIVGIIGDEDTVTGFLLAGVGDNRVMLNQRENPEEGQQSKLPPNYYVVTPSMPLSEIEEAFTTMCRRKDIGIIIICQHIANDIRHLLEEHNSVIPCILEIPSKGQKYDAEKDFVLEKITRALGIR; this comes from the coding sequence ATGGCAAATTCTGTCCGCTACCGCAACGGTGAACAGCGCATCGTCGGCATCATCGGCGACGAAGACACAGTTACCGGGTTTCTTCTTGCCGGCGTTGGCGACAACCGAGTGATGCTTAACCAAAGGGAGAACCCAGAAGAAGGGCAGCAAAGCAAGCTTCCACCAAACTACTATGTTGTGACCCCATCGATGCCTCTGTCGGAGATCGAAGAGGCGTTTACAACGATGTGTCGACGAAAGGATATTGGGATCATCATCATCTGCCAGCACATAGCCAACGATATTCGCCATCTTTTGGAGGAACACAACAGTGTGATTCCTTGCATCTTGGAGATTCCGAGCAAGGGGCAAAAATATGACGCCGAAAAAGATTTTGTGCTGGAGAAGATCACTCGTGCGCTGGGTATTCGGTAG